One window of the Pseudomonas sp. S04 genome contains the following:
- a CDS encoding NfeD family protein yields MWAFLQHLSFWDWLALGTVLLILEVFGAGGYLLWIGLAAAAVGVLTFVLPGLSWELQLLLFGLLSILTALYWWHRQRSAVRESDQPNLNLRGQELIGRVFVVHQAIVDGHGKVKIADGVWMARGPDTPVGAKVRVVGLEGVVILVEQVD; encoded by the coding sequence ATGTGGGCATTCCTGCAACACCTGTCGTTCTGGGACTGGCTGGCATTGGGCACCGTGCTGTTGATCCTCGAAGTGTTCGGCGCCGGGGGTTATCTGCTGTGGATCGGCCTGGCCGCTGCCGCCGTTGGGGTGCTGACTTTCGTCCTGCCCGGCCTGTCTTGGGAACTGCAACTGCTGTTGTTCGGCTTGCTGTCGATCCTCACCGCGCTGTACTGGTGGCATCGCCAGCGCAGCGCAGTACGCGAAAGCGACCAGCCGAACCTCAACCTGCGTGGCCAGGAGCTGATCGGCAGGGTCTTTGTGGTGCATCAGGCGATTGTCGACGGTCACGGCAAGGTCAAGATCGCTGACGGTGTCTGGATGGCCAGGGGGCCGGATACCCCGGTGGGGGCCAAGGTACGTGTAGTGGGCCTGGAAGGGGTGGTGATCCTGGTTGAACAGGTTGATTAG
- a CDS encoding DUF2388 domain-containing protein has protein sequence MRVKLAAATLALLSLSAGSAMADTFWRNVISSGATTASTYLTSKDHKMVLAAQDDAGSFVASDGNIRGPFLESALQKVRADNPGLQATDMELANAILASNTLAQQ, from the coding sequence ATGCGTGTCAAACTGGCCGCCGCTACCCTTGCCCTGCTCTCCCTGTCTGCCGGGTCCGCTATGGCCGATACTTTCTGGCGCAATGTCATCTCCTCGGGGGCGACCACCGCTTCCACCTACCTGACCTCCAAGGACCACAAGATGGTGCTTGCCGCCCAGGACGACGCCGGGAGCTTCGTGGCCAGTGATGGCAACATTCGTGGCCCGTTCCTCGAGTCGGCGCTGCAAAAAGTCCGTGCCGACAACCCGGGCCTGCAGGCCACCGACATGGAATTGGCCAACGCGATCCTGGCCAGCAACACCCTCGCGCAACAGTAA